A region from the Ammospiza caudacuta isolate bAmmCau1 chromosome 4, bAmmCau1.pri, whole genome shotgun sequence genome encodes:
- the TMEM150C gene encoding transmembrane protein 150C isoform X1 produces the protein MASGMDGKKCSVWMFLPLVFTLFTSAGLWIVYFIAVEDNKILPLSVPDRKPGPKRPPYISIAGDAPPASCVFSQVMNMAAFLALVVAVLRFIQLKPKVLTPWLNISGLVALCLASFGMTLLGNFQLSNDEEIHNVGTSLTFGFGTLACWIQSALTLKINLKNEGRKAGIPRVALSASITLCVVLYFILMAQGIHMYASRIQWGLVMCFLCYFGTFAVEFRHYRFEIICSEYQENFLSFSESLSEASEYQTDQV, from the exons ATGGCCT CAGGTATGGATGGAAAGAAATGCAGCGTGTGGATGTTTTTACCTCTCGTCTTCACCCTGTTTACATCAGCTGGATTATGGATAGT GTACTTTATAGCAGTGGAAGATAACAAAATTCTCCCACTAAGTGTACCAGATAG GAAACCTGGTCCCAAAAGACCGCCTTATATAAG TATTGCAGGTGATGCACCTCCTGCAAGCTGTGTGTTTAGTCAAGTCATGAACATGGCAGCATTTCTAG CGCTTGTTGTGGCTGTCCTGCGCTTCATTCAGCTGAAGCCCAAGGTGCTCACCCCGTGGCTGAACATCAGTGGCTTGGTGGCTCTGTGCTTGGCCTCTTTTGGGATGACCCTGCTCGGCAACTTTCAG CTCTCCAATGATGAGGAGATCCATAACGTGGGCACATCTCTGACCTTTGGCTTTGGGACACTGGCATGCTGGATCCAGTCTGCCCTCACCCTCAAGATCAACCTGAAGAACGAGGGGCGGAAAGCTGGGATTCCACGGGTGGCTCTGTCAGCCAGCATCACCCTCTGCGTGGTGCTCT ATTTCATCCTTATGGCCCAGGGCATTCACATGTATGCTTCCAGGATCCAGTGGGGCCTAGTGATGTGCTTCCTGTGCTACTTTGGCACCTTTGCAGTGGAGTTCAGGCATTACAGATTTGAGATAATTTGTTCTGAGTACCAGGAAAACTTTCTGAGCTTTTCTGAAAGCTTATCAGAAGCCTCTGAGTACCAGACAGATCAGGTGTAG
- the TMEM150C gene encoding transmembrane protein 150C isoform X2, with amino-acid sequence MACMDGKKCSVWMFLPLVFTLFTSAGLWIVYFIAVEDNKILPLSVPDRKPGPKRPPYISIAGDAPPASCVFSQVMNMAAFLALVVAVLRFIQLKPKVLTPWLNISGLVALCLASFGMTLLGNFQLSNDEEIHNVGTSLTFGFGTLACWIQSALTLKINLKNEGRKAGIPRVALSASITLCVVLYFILMAQGIHMYASRIQWGLVMCFLCYFGTFAVEFRHYRFEIICSEYQENFLSFSESLSEASEYQTDQV; translated from the exons ATGGCCT GTATGGATGGAAAGAAATGCAGCGTGTGGATGTTTTTACCTCTCGTCTTCACCCTGTTTACATCAGCTGGATTATGGATAGT GTACTTTATAGCAGTGGAAGATAACAAAATTCTCCCACTAAGTGTACCAGATAG GAAACCTGGTCCCAAAAGACCGCCTTATATAAG TATTGCAGGTGATGCACCTCCTGCAAGCTGTGTGTTTAGTCAAGTCATGAACATGGCAGCATTTCTAG CGCTTGTTGTGGCTGTCCTGCGCTTCATTCAGCTGAAGCCCAAGGTGCTCACCCCGTGGCTGAACATCAGTGGCTTGGTGGCTCTGTGCTTGGCCTCTTTTGGGATGACCCTGCTCGGCAACTTTCAG CTCTCCAATGATGAGGAGATCCATAACGTGGGCACATCTCTGACCTTTGGCTTTGGGACACTGGCATGCTGGATCCAGTCTGCCCTCACCCTCAAGATCAACCTGAAGAACGAGGGGCGGAAAGCTGGGATTCCACGGGTGGCTCTGTCAGCCAGCATCACCCTCTGCGTGGTGCTCT ATTTCATCCTTATGGCCCAGGGCATTCACATGTATGCTTCCAGGATCCAGTGGGGCCTAGTGATGTGCTTCCTGTGCTACTTTGGCACCTTTGCAGTGGAGTTCAGGCATTACAGATTTGAGATAATTTGTTCTGAGTACCAGGAAAACTTTCTGAGCTTTTCTGAAAGCTTATCAGAAGCCTCTGAGTACCAGACAGATCAGGTGTAG